One Terriglobales bacterium genomic region harbors:
- a CDS encoding bifunctional acetate--CoA ligase family protein/GNAT family N-acetyltransferase has product MKSPGGKWLGASGKLVIDPAHDLLRAERHPLDDIFNPKSVAVIGASEREGSVGRQVLWNLLSTPFGGTVYPVNAKRQNVLGIRAYKDIGSLPEKPDLAVITTPATTVPALIRECVGEGVPAAIIISAGFKEHGERGQALEHEIAETIAGGKMRIIGPNCLGVMNPITGFNATFARTVARPGNVAFISQSGALCTAVLDWSLRENVGFSAFVSIGSMLDVGWGDLVDYFGDDPRTKSIIIYMESVGDARSFLSAAREISFSKPILVIKPGRTAAAAKAAASHTGSMTGSDEVLDAAFRRCGVLRVYNIADLFYMSEVLAKQPLPQGPKLCIVTNAGGPGVLATDALVTGGGQLAELSAATMKAYDEFLPPAWSHNNPVDILGDAEPQRYAKALEVAAGDPSIDGMMVILTPQGMTNPTRIAEELKPYAHSLGKPVLASWMGGAEVAAGEEILNQAGIPTFAFPDTAARMFNYMWRYSYNLRGIYETPSLPSAAEIAAPDRTKARQIIEHVRDGGRTILTEFESKAVLAAYGIPTVPTEVADGEAEAVKFADQFGYPVVLKLNSETITHKTDVGGVQLNLRNADAVKAAFQSILDCVTAKAGPEHFQGVTVQPMVRLDGYEVILGSSIDAQFGPVLLFGAGGQLVEVFKDRALALPPLNTTLARRMMEQTKVYTALKGVRGRKPVDLAGLEDLLVRFSNLVIEQPWIKEIDINPLLASPDRLLALDARIVIWGRGTAEKELPKPAIRAYPNQYLGSWTAKNGTALTLRPIRPEDEPLLSKFHERLSERSVYLRYFTPLGLSQRTAHERLTRICFIDYDREMALVAEQAEPATGVPRIVGVARTVRLHGTQTVEVTVVIEDDFQHLGLGSELTKRIVEIARKEQATQAVAAMLPENEDMQAIFRKLGFSVLEDDKRRVTRAELQLA; this is encoded by the coding sequence GTGAAGAGCCCAGGGGGAAAGTGGCTGGGAGCAAGCGGCAAGCTGGTGATCGACCCGGCACACGATCTGCTGCGGGCGGAACGTCACCCATTGGACGACATCTTCAATCCCAAAAGCGTAGCCGTCATTGGCGCATCGGAGCGCGAAGGCAGCGTGGGGCGGCAGGTCTTGTGGAACCTGCTGAGCACGCCCTTTGGAGGAACGGTGTATCCGGTGAATGCCAAGCGACAGAATGTGCTAGGGATTCGGGCTTACAAGGACATCGGTTCGCTTCCCGAAAAGCCGGATCTTGCCGTAATCACGACCCCGGCAACCACGGTACCTGCTCTGATTCGCGAGTGTGTCGGTGAAGGTGTGCCGGCGGCAATCATTATCTCGGCCGGGTTCAAGGAGCACGGAGAGCGGGGTCAGGCCCTGGAGCACGAGATCGCTGAGACAATTGCCGGCGGCAAGATGCGAATCATCGGGCCCAACTGTCTGGGTGTGATGAATCCAATCACTGGTTTCAACGCCACGTTCGCACGAACGGTTGCGCGTCCAGGAAACGTCGCCTTTATCAGCCAGAGCGGCGCGCTGTGTACGGCGGTTCTGGATTGGAGCTTGCGAGAGAACGTGGGGTTTAGTGCGTTTGTCTCGATTGGTTCCATGCTCGACGTGGGTTGGGGCGATCTGGTGGATTACTTCGGCGATGATCCGCGAACCAAGAGCATCATCATTTACATGGAGTCAGTGGGAGATGCGCGCTCTTTCCTTTCCGCCGCCCGGGAAATCTCGTTTTCCAAACCGATTCTGGTGATCAAGCCCGGACGTACTGCCGCGGCTGCGAAAGCTGCTGCCTCACACACAGGGTCGATGACCGGAAGCGATGAAGTACTGGATGCTGCCTTCCGACGCTGTGGCGTACTGCGCGTATACAACATTGCGGATCTGTTTTACATGTCCGAGGTGCTTGCGAAGCAGCCTCTACCCCAAGGTCCAAAGCTTTGTATTGTGACGAACGCCGGTGGACCTGGTGTGTTGGCGACGGACGCTCTAGTCACAGGTGGTGGCCAATTGGCCGAACTCTCGGCCGCGACCATGAAGGCGTACGACGAATTTCTTCCGCCTGCGTGGAGCCACAATAATCCAGTGGACATCCTGGGCGACGCCGAACCACAGCGCTATGCCAAAGCCCTGGAGGTTGCAGCCGGCGATCCAAGCATCGACGGGATGATGGTGATACTGACCCCGCAGGGAATGACGAATCCCACCCGTATCGCCGAAGAACTTAAGCCCTATGCACACTCACTGGGCAAGCCCGTTCTGGCAAGCTGGATGGGTGGAGCTGAGGTCGCCGCCGGCGAAGAGATTCTGAATCAGGCCGGAATCCCAACTTTTGCTTTCCCGGATACAGCGGCGCGCATGTTCAACTACATGTGGCGTTATAGCTATAACCTTCGCGGGATATACGAGACGCCAAGCCTGCCGAGCGCTGCCGAAATCGCGGCACCCGACCGAACCAAAGCCAGGCAGATCATCGAGCACGTCCGCGATGGCGGACGAACAATTCTCACCGAGTTCGAGTCGAAGGCAGTACTGGCCGCCTATGGAATTCCAACTGTCCCGACCGAGGTGGCTGATGGAGAAGCTGAGGCGGTCAAGTTTGCAGATCAGTTTGGCTATCCCGTGGTCCTGAAGCTGAATTCCGAAACCATTACGCACAAAACAGATGTAGGCGGCGTGCAACTCAATTTGCGAAACGCCGACGCGGTGAAAGCTGCATTCCAGTCCATTCTTGACTGCGTGACGGCAAAAGCGGGTCCCGAGCATTTCCAGGGTGTAACAGTGCAGCCAATGGTAAGGCTGGATGGATATGAGGTGATCCTGGGTAGCAGCATTGACGCGCAGTTTGGCCCGGTGTTGCTGTTTGGAGCGGGTGGCCAACTGGTGGAGGTGTTCAAGGACCGGGCGTTGGCATTGCCTCCGCTGAACACCACGCTGGCGCGACGCATGATGGAGCAGACCAAAGTTTACACCGCGCTAAAAGGAGTACGCGGACGCAAACCAGTGGATCTGGCGGGCCTGGAAGATCTGCTGGTGCGCTTCAGCAATCTGGTGATCGAGCAGCCCTGGATCAAGGAAATAGACATCAATCCGCTGCTGGCGTCTCCGGATCGTCTGCTGGCGCTGGACGCACGCATCGTCATTTGGGGGCGTGGGACGGCGGAAAAGGAGCTACCAAAGCCCGCGATTCGTGCGTATCCCAATCAGTATCTGGGTTCATGGACGGCGAAGAATGGGACAGCACTGACCCTTCGTCCGATCCGTCCGGAAGACGAGCCTTTGCTAAGCAAGTTTCATGAGCGGCTCTCTGAACGCAGCGTGTACCTTCGCTACTTCACTCCGTTGGGTCTTAGTCAGCGCACTGCGCATGAACGGCTGACGCGGATCTGCTTCATCGATTACGACCGAGAGATGGCACTGGTTGCCGAGCAAGCCGAGCCCGCCACAGGCGTGCCCAGAATCGTTGGGGTGGCACGGACTGTCCGCTTGCATGGAACCCAGACGGTCGAAGTCACAGTCGTGATTGAAGATGACTTCCAGCATCTAGGACTCGGAAGTGAACTGACGAAGCGCATCGTCGAGATCGCCCGCAAGGAACAGGCAACGCAGGCCGTAGCGGCCATGCTTCCCGAGAACGAAGATATGCAGGCCATCTTTCGAAAACTCGGATTTTCCGTTCTAGAGGATGACAAGCGACGGGTAACTAGGGCGGAGTTGCAACTTGCATGA
- a CDS encoding 2-oxoglutarate dehydrogenase E1 component, with amino-acid sequence MASKLQEFTRAASEVDPHDREQVFDAFRRWGYLQAQLDPLGQYLLPQPVPELDIPGELAQEARRYYCSTVASEFMHIADLGRRQWIQERLEAEPAAIDQHRIFDLLLRADLFEQVIQSRYLGTKRFSLEGVTALIPFLWEVINCAADRNAQQIVLAMSHRGRLNVMVNIMGKSPVDIFSKFEDVDPRSVLGGGDVKYHIGATGTFQTADGKSLNLHLVSNPSHLEAVDPVAMGRTRAKQIRLGEDGGEKVLPVIMHGDAAFAGQGIWAETLNLSGVPGFSVGGGIHLIVNNLIGFTAEPPECNSSRFSSDLAKRLPIPIFHVNSEDPEAVLRIAALAVEYRYTFNTDVVVDLIGYRRHGHSEVDDPTITQPLRYARIKDHPPLYQIYAQRIGVDPKPEAERHQAQLNEAQKRATAAKKMPVFAQLPEYWSKYKIGCFKTEYEVDTGVPANKLAAITDAVTEYPADFAIHPKIKKLLEQRAEMGHGKRPVDYGMAEALAFGSLLLEGTPVRLSGQDSQRGTFNQRHSVLIATDNERRYLPLEHVARNQARFEVYNSILSEAGVLGFEYGYSRDFPESLVLWEAQFGDFANGAQIVIDQFISSGEDKWGLPSGVVMLLPHGYEGQGPEHSSARIERYLQLAARDNMQICQPSTAAQYFHLLRRQANRPWRKPLIVFTPKSMLRHPDANSPLTDFSRPRFLNVLPENEVQNPERLLICTGKIGHELRMERKKRKDDHTGITFIEQLYPWPEADLAVELDRHSQAREIVWVQEEPANMGALWYAVPRLRRIARGRPVLTVKRSASSSPSTGSAKAHEMEQKTLIELALGSKVS; translated from the coding sequence ATGGCCTCCAAGCTTCAGGAGTTCACGCGGGCGGCCTCGGAGGTCGACCCGCATGACCGCGAACAAGTGTTCGACGCCTTCCGCCGTTGGGGTTATCTACAGGCACAGCTGGATCCTTTGGGTCAGTATCTTCTTCCCCAGCCAGTTCCGGAGTTGGATATCCCAGGCGAATTAGCCCAGGAAGCGCGTCGTTATTATTGCTCTACCGTTGCTTCCGAGTTCATGCACATTGCGGATTTGGGTCGGCGGCAATGGATCCAGGAACGCTTGGAAGCCGAACCTGCTGCTATCGACCAGCATCGGATCTTTGACTTGCTATTGAGAGCCGACCTGTTCGAGCAGGTCATTCAGTCGCGCTATCTCGGCACCAAACGCTTCTCGCTGGAGGGGGTGACTGCCCTCATTCCTTTTCTTTGGGAAGTGATCAACTGCGCCGCTGACCGGAATGCCCAGCAGATCGTCCTCGCCATGAGTCATCGCGGGCGCCTCAACGTAATGGTCAACATCATGGGCAAGTCCCCCGTGGATATCTTTTCCAAGTTTGAAGATGTCGATCCCCGCAGCGTCCTCGGCGGAGGAGATGTGAAGTATCACATCGGAGCCACCGGGACATTTCAGACCGCTGACGGCAAGAGCCTGAATCTTCACCTGGTTTCGAATCCAAGTCACCTGGAAGCCGTCGATCCTGTCGCTATGGGCCGCACGCGCGCCAAGCAGATCCGGTTAGGTGAAGATGGCGGGGAAAAGGTGCTTCCGGTGATCATGCACGGCGACGCCGCTTTCGCGGGACAGGGTATCTGGGCGGAAACGCTGAACCTTTCGGGCGTGCCCGGTTTCTCAGTCGGCGGCGGGATTCACCTGATTGTGAACAACCTCATTGGCTTCACCGCGGAGCCGCCGGAATGCAATTCCTCTCGATTCTCATCCGATCTTGCCAAGCGGCTGCCGATTCCCATCTTCCATGTGAACTCGGAAGATCCCGAGGCCGTGTTACGCATCGCTGCTTTAGCCGTCGAATACCGTTACACATTTAATACCGACGTTGTCGTAGATCTCATTGGCTATCGCCGCCATGGGCACAGCGAGGTTGATGATCCCACCATCACCCAGCCTCTGCGTTATGCGCGCATCAAGGATCACCCGCCGCTGTATCAGATCTACGCTCAGCGCATCGGGGTCGATCCCAAGCCCGAAGCCGAACGCCACCAGGCCCAACTTAACGAAGCTCAAAAGAGAGCCACCGCGGCTAAGAAGATGCCGGTTTTCGCCCAGCTTCCGGAGTACTGGAGCAAGTACAAGATCGGCTGCTTCAAAACGGAGTACGAGGTCGATACCGGAGTCCCAGCAAACAAGCTGGCCGCGATCACCGACGCCGTCACTGAGTACCCCGCTGATTTTGCTATTCACCCCAAGATCAAGAAGCTGCTGGAGCAGCGTGCGGAGATGGGACACGGCAAGCGTCCCGTGGACTACGGCATGGCCGAGGCTCTGGCCTTTGGCTCGCTTCTATTGGAAGGAACGCCCGTGCGTCTTAGCGGCCAGGACAGTCAGCGCGGTACTTTCAACCAGCGCCACAGCGTTCTGATCGCCACCGACAATGAGCGCCGCTACCTTCCGCTTGAACATGTCGCACGCAATCAGGCGCGCTTCGAGGTGTACAACTCAATCCTCTCCGAGGCCGGTGTGCTGGGCTTTGAATATGGATACAGCCGCGACTTTCCCGAGAGTCTGGTCCTCTGGGAAGCGCAGTTCGGTGATTTCGCCAATGGTGCGCAGATCGTCATCGATCAGTTTATTAGTTCTGGCGAAGATAAGTGGGGATTGCCATCCGGTGTAGTCATGTTGTTGCCGCATGGATACGAAGGACAGGGACCGGAGCACTCCAGCGCCCGCATCGAACGCTACCTGCAACTGGCTGCCCGCGACAACATGCAGATCTGCCAACCCTCGACCGCGGCTCAATATTTCCACTTGCTCCGCCGTCAGGCAAACCGGCCCTGGAGGAAACCACTGATCGTGTTCACCCCCAAGAGCATGCTGCGGCATCCCGATGCCAACTCGCCGCTTACTGACTTCTCCCGGCCGCGTTTTCTAAACGTGCTTCCGGAGAACGAAGTGCAAAATCCAGAGCGGTTGCTGATATGTACGGGAAAGATTGGTCACGAACTGCGCATGGAGCGCAAGAAGCGCAAGGATGATCACACAGGCATCACTTTTATCGAGCAGCTCTATCCCTGGCCGGAAGCAGATCTTGCTGTAGAACTTGACCGTCATTCGCAGGCCCGCGAGATTGTCTGGGTACAGGAAGAACCGGCCAACATGGGTGCATTGTGGTACGCCGTACCGCGTTTGCGTCGAATCGCGCGCGGCCGTCCCGTGCTGACTGTTAAGCGCTCAGCCAGTTCCAGTCCATCGACCGGCTCTGCCAAGGCGCACGAGATGGAACAGAAGACGTTGATCGAGTTGGCCCTGGGAAGCAAGGTGAGCTAA
- a CDS encoding PIG-L family deacetylase, with translation MLISLRAHRLVLHLPIVLLSLVWQAGAAEQPIPQDSGPAGLQQALRKLQTTARLMHTIAHPDDEDGGMLVLETRGHGVTALQLTLNRGEGGQNAIGSEFGDALGLLRTLELLAADKYYDVEQRFTRVVDFGFSKTPEETFQKWQGHDVALADMVRVIRTFRPDVIITRFQGAPRDNHGNHQASGILTREAFRAAADPTRFPEQIREGLQPWQAKKLYMDNVRAGEDWDVKIDRGANDPELGMSYMQFAWQGLKHQLSQGAGHWSGPFGSGVSYYKLIDSVLPSPKDTHQQDFFDGIDTSLPELAGRLGQDQNKVPFLRSALAEVAKNADAAALASRNGGDVALPLLEGLRELDQLLPRIQSSSLTSIEKADLAVNLQTKKQQFEYAANLVLGAKLTALAELPAMKFVSTPEEQNSLMAVPGEILPLRVKLASSSPVSIRDVQLELPPGWKSRRLASGNSRETRFEVSVPSDTPYTRQYWHRDKPSDAVYVIDDPRYATLPLTPPPVHVRVQYDYKGLKGGIECDGQVELPQPHTLAVGPAISVAVSPPTQIIRAGGNTMASLEVDAFSNVAAAKPIISAALPNGWKTEPATNLADLSRPGTPRNVAFSLLPAYALTNTNSASSPKDGFHQVRAVANYQNHTYAEGYETFSRSDLATAYFFRPAIQEISVVNVKLPRNLKVGYIPGAGDDIPTVLKQIGMDVTLIAPDELARGDLSRYGTIVVGIRAYDTRPEVGAHNPRLLDYVSKGGTLVVQYNQSAPDFNAGHFTPYSSEVARDRVTDEDAPVEILVPSDPIFHFPNQISPHDFDGWVQERGLYFMHQWDAHFEPLLASHDPGEGSMKGGLLRAHYGKGLYIYSGYAFFRQLPAGVPGAVRLFVNLLGAGHESSAPTYASADE, from the coding sequence TTGCTGATATCATTGCGCGCACACCGGCTAGTTCTGCACCTTCCCATTGTCTTGCTGAGCCTCGTCTGGCAGGCCGGCGCTGCCGAGCAACCCATCCCGCAGGATTCCGGTCCTGCTGGTCTTCAGCAGGCTCTGCGCAAGCTTCAGACCACTGCTCGTCTGATGCACACCATCGCCCACCCCGATGACGAAGATGGTGGCATGCTGGTGCTCGAAACCCGTGGCCACGGCGTCACCGCCCTGCAACTCACTCTGAATCGCGGTGAGGGAGGGCAAAACGCGATCGGCAGTGAATTTGGAGACGCTCTGGGTCTTCTGCGGACCTTGGAACTGCTGGCGGCCGACAAGTACTATGACGTCGAACAACGCTTCACCCGTGTAGTTGACTTCGGATTCTCCAAGACTCCGGAAGAAACTTTTCAGAAATGGCAAGGGCACGATGTAGCTCTTGCTGACATGGTCCGCGTGATCCGCACCTTCCGGCCCGACGTGATCATCACCCGCTTCCAGGGTGCTCCCCGTGACAATCATGGGAACCATCAGGCATCGGGAATTCTCACCCGTGAAGCGTTCCGAGCAGCCGCTGACCCTACTCGCTTTCCCGAACAGATCCGCGAGGGCCTCCAGCCCTGGCAAGCCAAAAAGCTGTATATGGATAATGTCCGCGCTGGCGAAGACTGGGATGTAAAGATCGACCGCGGAGCTAATGACCCCGAACTCGGTATGTCCTACATGCAGTTTGCCTGGCAGGGACTGAAGCATCAGCTGTCGCAAGGCGCTGGCCACTGGTCGGGCCCCTTCGGCTCCGGTGTCAGCTACTACAAGCTGATCGATTCCGTCCTACCTTCGCCAAAAGACACGCACCAGCAGGATTTCTTCGATGGAATTGATACTTCTCTCCCGGAGTTAGCCGGACGGCTTGGCCAGGATCAGAACAAGGTTCCCTTCCTGCGTTCCGCACTCGCGGAAGTTGCGAAAAATGCCGATGCCGCCGCGCTCGCAAGCCGCAATGGAGGCGATGTGGCACTTCCGCTTCTGGAGGGCCTGCGCGAACTCGATCAACTGCTTCCGCGTATCCAGTCATCCTCGCTCACCTCGATCGAAAAGGCTGATCTGGCCGTGAACCTTCAAACCAAGAAGCAGCAATTCGAGTACGCTGCGAATCTCGTGCTAGGAGCCAAACTCACCGCTTTGGCCGAATTGCCGGCGATGAAGTTCGTTTCTACGCCCGAGGAACAGAATTCGCTGATGGCAGTGCCCGGGGAGATCCTTCCCCTGCGCGTAAAGCTCGCAAGCTCGTCACCAGTTTCCATTAGGGATGTTCAACTCGAGCTTCCTCCCGGGTGGAAATCTCGAAGGCTCGCGTCGGGAAATTCTCGGGAAACACGATTTGAGGTAAGCGTACCCTCCGACACTCCGTACACGCGCCAGTACTGGCACCGGGATAAGCCTTCCGACGCCGTTTACGTCATCGATGATCCCCGCTATGCCACACTTCCACTCACCCCACCACCGGTTCACGTCCGAGTTCAGTATGACTACAAGGGTTTGAAGGGAGGGATCGAGTGCGATGGGCAAGTTGAGTTGCCCCAACCTCACACGCTGGCAGTTGGACCAGCTATATCTGTTGCGGTATCACCCCCGACTCAGATCATCCGGGCTGGCGGCAATACAATGGCGTCGCTGGAGGTGGATGCCTTCAGCAATGTCGCAGCAGCAAAGCCCATAATTTCGGCGGCGCTTCCTAACGGATGGAAAACAGAGCCCGCCACCAACCTTGCTGATCTTTCCAGGCCGGGAACACCACGGAATGTCGCTTTTTCATTACTGCCCGCTTATGCCTTGACCAACACCAATTCCGCTTCCAGTCCCAAAGACGGTTTCCATCAGGTCCGTGCGGTTGCGAACTATCAGAATCATACTTATGCGGAAGGCTACGAGACGTTCTCTCGCAGTGACCTTGCAACCGCCTATTTCTTTCGCCCTGCAATCCAGGAAATTAGCGTCGTGAATGTCAAGCTGCCCCGCAACCTGAAGGTGGGCTACATTCCCGGCGCTGGTGACGACATTCCGACCGTCCTCAAACAGATCGGCATGGATGTCACCCTCATCGCGCCCGACGAGTTGGCCAGGGGCGACCTGAGCCGCTACGGCACAATCGTAGTTGGCATCCGCGCGTACGATACGCGTCCCGAGGTTGGCGCTCACAACCCGCGTTTGCTCGATTATGTCTCCAAGGGCGGAACACTCGTGGTGCAGTACAACCAGAGTGCCCCAGATTTCAATGCCGGCCACTTCACTCCCTACTCCAGCGAGGTGGCGCGGGATCGCGTGACGGACGAAGACGCCCCGGTTGAAATACTCGTGCCCTCCGATCCCATTTTTCATTTTCCGAACCAGATCAGCCCACACGACTTCGACGGCTGGGTGCAGGAGCGGGGACTCTATTTCATGCACCAGTGGGACGCTCATTTTGAGCCATTACTCGCCTCGCATGACCCCGGTGAAGGGTCGATGAAAGGTGGACTGCTGCGTGCGCATTACGGCAAGGGCCTATATATCTACTCGGGATATGCTTTCTTCCGCCAGTTGCCTGCTGGAGTGCCCGGCGCCGTTCGCCTCTTTGTAAATCTGCTCGGTGCGGGACATGAATCCTCCGCCCCCACCTACGCCAGCGCAGACGAGTAA
- a CDS encoding amino acid permease — MPDTQPVTVSSGAGKVEQPHLIRGIGLGEATALNMIDMIGVGPFITFPLIISAMGGPQAMLGWILGAFFAICDGLVWAELGATMPGSGGSYRYLKEIYGPERWGRLISFLFVWQLSFSAPLSIASGCVGLARYCAFLWPGLEKLWISLPLHFPTLNGSSETSFRVTGSAFVAVGVCLLAVWLLYRHITAIGSLSKLLWVGVVGTMAWVIFAGVTHFNSARAFDFPAGAFSLSRTFFSGLASAMLVATYDYWGYYNVCFIGDEIKNPVRNIPRALIYSILAVAVLYIVMNISVLGIIPWRELNSAAKSESRFYVMSVLMQRTYGAWAANLITVLIMWTAFASVFSLLLGYSRVPYAAALDGNYFKAFARLHPRYNFPYISLISLGAVAAVFCFFRLADIIAALVVIRIMIQFFVQAIGLIVLRVRRPEMPRPFRMWLYPLPALIASLGFLYILSVRGREITYGLVILLLGVIVYMARSWRRGEWPFAASLESTGTS; from the coding sequence ATGCCCGATACCCAACCTGTGACGGTATCGTCGGGAGCCGGCAAAGTTGAGCAACCCCATCTCATTCGCGGAATCGGCCTCGGCGAAGCCACCGCGCTGAACATGATCGACATGATTGGGGTTGGGCCGTTCATCACCTTCCCCCTCATCATCTCTGCCATGGGTGGACCTCAGGCCATGCTGGGCTGGATTTTGGGTGCCTTCTTTGCCATTTGCGATGGCTTGGTATGGGCTGAGTTGGGCGCGACTATGCCGGGTTCGGGTGGATCGTACCGTTATCTGAAAGAAATCTACGGACCCGAGCGCTGGGGCCGGTTGATTTCATTCCTCTTCGTCTGGCAGCTTTCCTTCAGCGCGCCGCTTTCGATCGCATCGGGCTGTGTAGGCCTGGCGCGTTATTGCGCCTTCCTCTGGCCGGGACTCGAAAAGCTTTGGATCAGCCTGCCCTTGCATTTCCCGACTCTCAATGGATCGTCTGAGACCTCATTTCGTGTTACCGGAAGCGCGTTTGTTGCCGTCGGCGTCTGCCTGCTCGCAGTCTGGCTGCTATATCGCCACATTACAGCCATTGGTTCTCTTTCCAAGCTTCTGTGGGTGGGTGTTGTCGGCACCATGGCTTGGGTAATCTTTGCTGGAGTAACACACTTCAACTCTGCTCGGGCTTTCGACTTCCCCGCCGGGGCCTTCTCCCTGAGCCGAACATTCTTCAGCGGGCTGGCTTCTGCAATGCTGGTAGCTACTTATGACTATTGGGGTTACTACAACGTTTGCTTTATTGGTGACGAAATCAAGAATCCTGTTCGCAACATTCCCAGAGCTCTTATTTATTCAATTCTGGCCGTCGCGGTGCTGTATATCGTGATGAACATCAGCGTTCTGGGGATAATTCCCTGGCGGGAACTGAATTCAGCTGCAAAATCTGAGTCACGTTTTTACGTTATGTCCGTCTTAATGCAGAGGACATACGGAGCTTGGGCTGCCAATCTCATCACGGTCTTGATTATGTGGACCGCCTTCGCCTCCGTGTTCTCGCTCCTGCTCGGTTATTCCCGCGTCCCATACGCCGCCGCTCTCGACGGCAACTACTTCAAAGCATTCGCTCGGCTTCATCCGCGCTACAACTTCCCATACATTTCTTTGATCTCACTGGGTGCCGTCGCGGCCGTATTCTGCTTTTTTCGTCTGGCGGACATCATTGCCGCCCTAGTGGTAATCCGAATCATGATTCAATTCTTTGTGCAGGCGATCGGGCTGATTGTGCTGCGCGTCCGACGACCGGAGATGCCGCGCCCGTTCCGTATGTGGCTGTACCCGTTGCCGGCGCTGATTGCCTCACTCGGCTTTCTCTATATTCTTTCTGTGCGCGGGCGGGAAATCACCTATGGTCTGGTAATCCTGCTCCTGGGCGTAATCGTTTACATGGCCCGGTCTTGGCGGCGTGGCGAATGGCCGTTCGCCGCATCGCTCGAAAGCACCGGAACAAGCTGA
- a CDS encoding MFS transporter, with translation MAETGTQLNALPLIKRRLSAWDPLREPLFRSLWIAAVASYTGTWMQNVGTGWLMASLTNSPVMVGLVQAASSLPVFLVVIPAGALADMVDRRRLLILTQSWMVIAAAALGILTIFQVVTPGLLLLFTFLLGLGAATNDPPWQAITHEMVSEENFPAAVALNSAGFNVARAVGPALGGLIIAAWGSGVAFLINAASFFGVIWILYCWKRVPHEDPMPAKDVFAAIRTGFQYARQSSAMQSVLIRTGVFSLSATALWAMLPLIAKPYGSIGYGTMLAFFGVGALAGAAMLPRFRRAFSVHKMVTSATVLYAAVTSASGYLGSFWALCIVLFAGGVGWIIILASLNVSAQILSPVWLRARTLSMYLLVLQGGMAAGSAFWGGVAGRFGIANALSAAAVALVLGVFASRNHRLRADQADFPASPVVES, from the coding sequence ATGGCCGAAACTGGTACACAACTGAACGCGTTGCCGCTCATCAAGCGACGCCTCTCGGCCTGGGACCCGCTTCGAGAGCCATTATTTCGATCGCTGTGGATTGCCGCCGTCGCTTCCTACACCGGCACCTGGATGCAAAACGTCGGGACCGGCTGGCTTATGGCCTCTCTCACCAACTCTCCCGTGATGGTCGGGCTGGTGCAGGCTGCCAGTTCCCTCCCCGTGTTCTTGGTAGTCATTCCCGCGGGCGCGCTCGCCGATATGGTCGACCGCCGCCGTCTGCTCATCCTGACTCAATCCTGGATGGTAATCGCAGCTGCGGCCCTTGGCATCCTCACCATCTTTCAGGTGGTGACGCCCGGTCTGCTGTTGCTGTTCACCTTTCTTCTCGGCCTAGGTGCCGCCACGAATGACCCGCCCTGGCAAGCGATCACCCACGAGATGGTTTCGGAAGAGAATTTTCCAGCCGCGGTGGCGCTCAATTCGGCAGGCTTCAACGTAGCCCGCGCCGTGGGGCCCGCCCTGGGCGGCCTTATCATCGCCGCCTGGGGCTCGGGCGTGGCTTTCCTGATCAATGCCGCTTCGTTTTTTGGCGTGATCTGGATTCTCTATTGCTGGAAGCGTGTTCCGCACGAAGATCCCATGCCCGCCAAAGATGTTTTCGCCGCCATCCGCACTGGTTTTCAATACGCGCGCCAGTCTTCTGCTATGCAGTCTGTCCTGATTCGCACTGGCGTTTTTAGCCTCTCGGCGACCGCACTCTGGGCGATGCTGCCGTTGATCGCCAAGCCCTATGGATCGATTGGCTACGGCACGATGCTGGCGTTCTTTGGAGTGGGCGCGCTCGCCGGAGCCGCCATGCTTCCTCGGTTTCGTCGTGCATTTAGCGTCCACAAGATGGTGACGTCAGCCACAGTGTTATACGCTGCGGTCACTTCCGCCTCCGGCTACCTCGGCAGCTTTTGGGCGCTATGCATTGTGCTGTTCGCGGGAGGCGTAGGCTGGATCATTATCCTGGCCAGCCTGAATGTGTCCGCTCAGATCTTGTCGCCAGTCTGGCTGCGCGCCCGCACGTTATCCATGTACTTGCTGGTGCTGCAAGGAGGCATGGCTGCCGGCAGCGCATTCTGGGGCGGAGTTGCGGGGCGCTTTGGAATCGCGAACGCACTCTCAGCGGCGGCCGTGGCTCTTGTATTGGGCGTGTTCGCCAGCCGCAATCATCGCCTGCGGGCCGACCAGGCAGACTTTCCCGCTTCGCCAGTAGTTGAGAGCTGA